One genomic window of Chloracidobacterium sp. includes the following:
- the rpoC gene encoding DNA-directed RNA polymerase subunit beta' — protein sequence MFRYQDKQTTAPDFEAIRISLASPEKIRSWSYGEVTKPETINYRTFKPERDGLFCARIFGPIADWECLCGKYKRRKYQGVICDKCGVEVTLARVRRERLGHIELASPCSHVWFFKGLPSRIGHLLDISLRDLEKVLYYESYIVVDAGDMPDLKEKDLLTEEQYRKLFDAYPGQFIARTGAEAIKTLLQRVDCEALAEELRQKMREETSQQKKLKLAKRLKVVDAFRRSGNRPEWMILDVIPVIPPELRPLVPLDGGRFATSDLNDLYRRVINRNNRLRKLLDLKAPEVIVRNEKRMLQEAVDALFDNGRRGRVLRGANNRPLKSLSDTLKGKTGRFRQNLLGKRVDYSGRSVIVVGPELKLHQCGLPKKMALELFKPFIYHQLEKQKYAQTIKQAKEMVDRQAPEVWDILEEVIREHPVLLNRAPTLHRLGIQAFEPVLVEGKAIKIHPLVCTAFNADFDGDQMAVHIPLSHEAQIEATVLMRADNNILSPANGQPIAVPTQDIVLGCYYLTYERKEDPKGGRTFATLDDVVIAHDAGIVNTQSPIKLRYEGVLIDLEQERNQQDLLRATPRHVRQVISTTVGRVIFNQALPEGMPFINGVMKKKGLQSLVSYCQLHHGLETTVKMLDSLKSIGFLYATKAGISIGIDDLVTPPRKAELIAAADREVARFQKEYEEGVITDGERYNKVIATWSQTTEAIAKEMNEAMKAAEKLTNELNPIMVMADSGARGSAQQIRQLAGMRGLMAKPSGAIIEKPIRANFREGLDVLEYFISTHGARKGLADTALKTADSGYLTRRLVDVAQDVIVSEEDCGTIRGIWVEAISEGGEIIEPLRDRIIGRVALEDIVDPITGDVIVHANEEITEKLAADIQDAGGIERVKLRSVLTCEARRGVCAKCYGRNLATGKMVELGEAVGVIAAQSIGEPGTQLTMRTFHLGGAVTGSSEQSSHEARKAGRVKFEDLRTVTGRDGRLVAMNRNGYIVLIDENRSNREIGRYQIVYGARLAVTDGQLVEEGDTLATWDPYTFSILTEVPGTVRYHDLIEGVTIQEEIDPNTGNRSMIVREATDEKRQPRIDIIADDGKTLLKSYQMPVRANLSVRNGDRVLPGDIIAKIPRESTRAKDITGGLPRITELFEARKPRETAVMAEIDGVVKFGNVVKGQRKVQIIGDDGEVREYSIPKGANMFIQEGDRVKAGEPLVDGPLNPHDILAIQGMDALQRYLVNEIQEVYRLQGVNIADKHIEVIVRQMLRWVRVKDVGDTDFLIDEQVDRFRFEDENRRVIEAGGQPATAEPLLLGITKASLSTESFISAASFQETTRVLTEAAISGRVDYLRGLKENVIMGRLIPAGTGMEYYRRIRLCDEKDLVAEESRTESEAYHFDDAMSQMVEEDMQARKAAKGSE from the coding sequence ATGTTCAGATACCAGGACAAGCAAACCACCGCGCCCGACTTTGAGGCCATTCGGATTTCTCTGGCGTCGCCGGAAAAAATCCGTTCTTGGTCGTACGGCGAAGTCACCAAGCCGGAAACGATCAACTATCGGACATTCAAGCCGGAGCGGGATGGGTTGTTCTGCGCGCGCATCTTCGGCCCCATCGCGGACTGGGAGTGCCTGTGTGGGAAGTACAAGCGCCGGAAGTATCAAGGCGTCATCTGCGACAAGTGCGGTGTCGAGGTGACATTGGCGCGTGTTCGTCGGGAGCGCCTTGGACATATTGAACTGGCGTCTCCCTGCTCGCATGTCTGGTTTTTCAAAGGGTTGCCGAGCCGCATCGGGCATCTGCTCGACATTTCACTGCGCGATCTGGAGAAGGTGCTCTACTACGAGTCGTACATCGTGGTGGACGCGGGCGACATGCCCGACCTCAAGGAAAAAGACCTGCTAACAGAGGAACAATACCGCAAGCTGTTTGACGCTTACCCAGGACAGTTCATTGCGCGGACAGGAGCGGAAGCCATCAAGACGCTGCTGCAGCGTGTGGACTGTGAAGCGTTGGCCGAAGAACTGCGCCAGAAGATGCGCGAAGAAACTTCGCAGCAGAAAAAGCTCAAGCTGGCAAAGCGGCTCAAGGTTGTGGACGCCTTCCGGCGGTCAGGCAATCGGCCGGAGTGGATGATTCTGGATGTGATCCCAGTTATTCCGCCGGAACTGCGCCCACTCGTGCCGCTCGACGGCGGACGCTTCGCCACATCGGACTTGAACGATCTCTATCGGCGCGTCATCAACCGGAACAACCGTCTGCGCAAGCTGCTGGACCTGAAGGCTCCGGAGGTCATCGTCCGCAACGAAAAGCGGATGCTACAGGAAGCGGTGGACGCGCTGTTCGATAACGGCCGGCGAGGGCGCGTCCTGCGCGGAGCGAACAATCGTCCGCTCAAGTCGCTGTCGGATACGCTCAAGGGCAAGACCGGTCGGTTTCGCCAAAACCTCCTCGGCAAGCGCGTGGACTACTCCGGTCGGTCGGTCATTGTGGTCGGGCCGGAACTCAAGCTGCACCAGTGCGGGCTGCCGAAGAAAATGGCGCTCGAACTGTTCAAGCCGTTCATTTATCACCAGCTTGAGAAACAAAAGTACGCCCAGACCATCAAGCAGGCGAAGGAAATGGTGGACCGGCAAGCGCCGGAGGTGTGGGACATTCTCGAAGAAGTTATTCGGGAACATCCGGTGCTGCTCAACCGTGCGCCGACGCTGCACCGCTTGGGCATCCAAGCGTTTGAGCCGGTGCTGGTCGAGGGCAAGGCCATCAAGATTCACCCGCTGGTGTGTACGGCGTTCAACGCCGACTTCGACGGCGACCAGATGGCGGTTCACATTCCACTGTCTCACGAGGCGCAGATTGAAGCGACGGTGCTGATGCGCGCCGACAACAACATTCTGTCGCCGGCAAACGGGCAGCCCATCGCCGTTCCGACGCAGGATATTGTGCTTGGGTGCTATTACCTGACCTACGAACGCAAGGAAGACCCGAAAGGGGGACGGACGTTTGCGACGCTGGACGATGTGGTCATTGCGCATGACGCCGGCATCGTCAACACCCAGTCGCCAATCAAACTGCGCTACGAAGGCGTCCTGATTGACCTTGAGCAGGAGCGCAATCAGCAGGACCTGCTCCGCGCAACGCCGCGCCATGTGCGGCAGGTCATCAGTACGACCGTCGGGCGCGTCATCTTCAATCAAGCGCTCCCGGAAGGCATGCCGTTTATCAACGGCGTGATGAAGAAAAAGGGCTTGCAGTCGCTGGTCAGCTACTGCCAACTCCACCACGGTCTCGAAACGACCGTTAAAATGCTGGATTCGCTCAAGTCGATTGGTTTCCTGTACGCGACAAAGGCTGGCATCTCCATCGGGATTGACGACTTAGTAACGCCGCCGCGCAAGGCGGAGCTCATCGCCGCCGCTGACCGTGAGGTAGCGCGTTTCCAGAAAGAGTACGAGGAAGGCGTCATTACTGACGGTGAACGGTACAACAAGGTTATCGCCACGTGGTCGCAGACAACCGAGGCGATCGCCAAAGAAATGAACGAGGCGATGAAGGCGGCTGAAAAGCTGACCAACGAACTCAACCCGATTATGGTTATGGCGGACTCCGGCGCGCGCGGCTCGGCACAGCAAATTCGTCAGCTAGCCGGCATGCGCGGGCTGATGGCCAAGCCGTCGGGCGCCATTATTGAAAAACCCATTCGCGCCAACTTCCGCGAGGGACTGGACGTGCTGGAGTACTTCATCTCGACGCACGGCGCGCGTAAGGGATTGGCGGACACGGCGCTCAAGACAGCCGACTCCGGTTACCTAACGCGCCGGTTGGTGGACGTGGCGCAGGATGTCATCGTGTCGGAGGAAGACTGCGGCACGATTCGCGGCATCTGGGTTGAGGCCATCAGCGAAGGCGGGGAGATCATCGAACCTCTGCGCGACCGCATCATCGGGCGCGTGGCGCTTGAAGACATCGTAGACCCCATCACTGGCGACGTCATCGTTCACGCCAACGAGGAGATTACGGAAAAGCTGGCGGCCGACATTCAGGACGCCGGGGGCATTGAGCGCGTCAAGCTGCGTTCAGTGTTGACCTGCGAAGCGCGGCGGGGCGTATGCGCCAAGTGCTATGGCCGCAATCTGGCGACCGGCAAGATGGTGGAGCTCGGCGAGGCCGTCGGCGTCATTGCGGCGCAGTCCATCGGCGAACCAGGGACGCAACTCACCATGCGAACGTTCCACTTGGGCGGCGCCGTCACCGGCTCATCGGAGCAATCTTCGCACGAAGCCCGTAAGGCAGGGCGCGTCAAGTTCGAGGACCTACGCACCGTCACTGGCCGCGACGGGCGGTTGGTGGCGATGAACCGGAACGGGTATATCGTTCTGATTGACGAAAACCGCAGCAATCGAGAAATCGGGCGTTACCAGATTGTCTATGGCGCGCGGTTGGCTGTCACTGACGGGCAGCTTGTCGAAGAAGGCGATACGCTGGCGACGTGGGATCCTTACACGTTTTCAATCCTGACGGAAGTGCCCGGCACGGTGCGCTACCACGATCTCATCGAGGGCGTCACCATTCAGGAAGAAATCGACCCCAACACAGGCAACCGCAGCATGATCGTCCGCGAAGCGACGGACGAGAAGCGGCAGCCGCGCATTGACATCATCGCGGACGATGGGAAAACCCTTCTCAAGTCGTACCAGATGCCTGTCCGCGCGAATTTGAGCGTCCGCAATGGTGACCGCGTCTTGCCCGGCGATATCATCGCCAAAATTCCCCGCGAATCCACTCGCGCCAAGGACATCACTGGCGGTTTGCCGCGCATCACCGAGCTGTTCGAAGCGCGTAAACCGCGTGAGACGGCCGTGATGGCGGAAATTGACGGCGTGGTGAAGTTCGGCAACGTCGTCAAGGGGCAGCGCAAGGTGCAGATCATCGGCGACGACGGTGAAGTCCGTGAGTACTCCATCCCCAAGGGTGCCAATATGTTCATTCAGGAAGGCGACCGTGTGAAGGCCGGTGAGCCGCTGGTGGACGGGCCGCTCAACCCGCACGACATTCTGGCGATTCAGGGGATGGACGCGCTGCAACGGTACCTTGTCAATGAAATCCAAGAAGTTTATCGCCTGCAAGGCGTCAACATCGCCGACAAACACATTGAGGTCATCGTTCGCCAGATGCTGCGCTGGGTGCGCGTCAAGGATGTCGGCGATACGGATTTCCTCATTGACGAGCAGGTGGATCGTTTCCGCTTCGAGGACGAGAACCGCCGCGTCATTGAAGCGGGCGGACAACCGGCGACGGCCGAACCACTGTTGCTCGGTATCACCAAGGCGTCACTTTCTACGGAAAGCTTTATTTCCGCCGCCAGCTTCCAAGAAACGACGCGCGTGTTGACGGAGGCCGCAATTTCGGGACGGGTAGATTACCTGCGCGGTCTCAAGGAAAACGTCATCATGGGCCGTCTAATTCCGGCCGGCACAGGAATGGAGTACTACCGGCGCATTCGCCTCTGCGACGAGAAAGACCTTGTGGCCGAGGAAAGCCGTACGGAATCCGAGGCCTATCACTTCGACGATGCAATGTCGCAGATGGTCGAAGAAGATATGCAGGCGCGGAAGGCGGCTAAAGGGAGCGAATGA